Proteins encoded together in one Acipenser ruthenus chromosome 22, fAciRut3.2 maternal haplotype, whole genome shotgun sequence window:
- the tmem204 gene encoding transmembrane protein 204, translating to MAVQKLVAAAVAVALLSLILNNVAAFTPSWVFQALEDGRKRSVGLWKMCFMAERGREAGGAARQGQAGERQCQTLGWGAEYAGFQESRSTVKLQFDMMRACNMIATVALTAGQLIYLLGLVELPLITQDSQWWEEVIAALFQLASFVLVIGLVTFYRIGPYTHLSWSCYVDIAACLLATLAAAMLIWNILHRREDCLTPRVIVISRSLAAPFRQRLDNDYVESPF from the exons ATGGCTGTTCAGAAGCTGGTGGCCGCAGCGGTGGCTGTGGCCCTGCTGTCCCTGATCCTCAACAACGTGGCAGCTTTCACGCCCAGCTGGGTGTTCCAGGCGCTGGAGGACGGGCGCAAGCGCAGCGTGGGGCTGTGGAAGATGTGCTTTATGGCGGAGCGGGGCCGGGAGGCAGGGGGAGCAGCACGCCAGGGCCAGGCAGGAGAGCGGCAGTGCCAGACTCTGGGCTGGGGGGCAGAGTACGCTGGCTTTCAGGAGTCCCGCAGCACAGTCAAGT TGCAGTTCGACATGATGCGCGCCTGTAACATGATAGCCACCGTGGCCCTGACGGCTGGACAGCTCATCTACCTGCTGGGACTGGTGGAGCTGCCCCTCATCACCCAAGACTCCCAGTGGTGGGAAGAGGTCATAGCCGCCCTCTTCCAGCTAGCCA GCTTTGTTCTGGTGATCGGGCTGGTCACATTCTATCGCATCGGTCCCTACACACACCTCTCATGGTCCTGCTACGTGGATATCGCTGCCTGCCTCCTGGCCACGCTGGCAGCCGCCATGCTGATCTGGAACATCCTGCACCGGCGTGAGGACTGCCTCACACCACGGGTCATCGTCATCAGCCGCTCGCTGGCCGCGCCTTTCCGCCAACGCCTTGACAACGACTATGTTGAATCACCCTTCTGA